One Bacteroidota bacterium genomic window carries:
- a CDS encoding PQQ-binding-like beta-propeller repeat protein has translation MIRPKILLVILFIAAYSAGGQNLKFAWLTDIHVGYAKSDSVILKQIDRINSQNDVGFVVVTGDISETGKWDELERAQKLLSKLNKRFLVIPGNHDTKWSDMGGMEFSAIFGDNKFRFDTLNYVFIGLNSGIVLRGGGGHVVPEDIDWLEKQLKNTPDNKEIYFFIHHPLDGDVDNWYKVTNLLRKKNLKSIFVGHGHANKKMEFDMLPAFMGVGSTSKTKLYGFNFVDLTKKEMKITSIASLRGDSSFVDTVFTWYDEAKVPGINPVPTDSLGFIDYKEVKIIKKMDLGKTMVSAPVPHKDGFLVPTLEGALFNYDKNLTLLWWVDLQAHLVSTPVVAGKQVFAGNAGGDLYQIDLESGEVLQSLGLNEPITSRIVSFPVYFRDRQTTALLFGTANGTIYAYEASTLTPMWKNSDAKGRIESLPVVLNDRVIFSAWDGMVYCVDLRTGKLNWKWSENVNFYYSTASCTPVTNGDYIWFVSPDKSVSCVDVLLGKTQWSTKEFNAWESLGLSEDGKTLFIKSIENEFHTVNALTGKKIKTHKVKWGLDTNPVQIKEFDKNAIFGLKNGNFLRFQKDKFTNLFYLGQARALTVEKLDDIFIASNMDGTILLFKLK, from the coding sequence ATGATTAGACCAAAGATTTTATTAGTAATTCTTTTTATCGCCGCATACTCTGCCGGCGGGCAAAACCTCAAATTTGCATGGCTCACCGATATTCATGTGGGCTATGCCAAATCAGATTCTGTAATCCTGAAACAAATTGACAGGATAAACTCGCAGAATGATGTTGGATTTGTGGTCGTCACCGGTGATATTTCCGAGACGGGAAAATGGGATGAACTGGAAAGGGCGCAAAAACTCCTTTCGAAACTGAACAAACGATTTTTGGTAATTCCCGGCAACCACGATACAAAGTGGTCTGATATGGGTGGTATGGAATTTTCCGCGATCTTTGGCGACAATAAATTCCGGTTCGATACACTCAATTATGTTTTTATCGGATTAAATTCCGGAATTGTGCTTCGCGGTGGCGGTGGTCATGTCGTTCCCGAAGATATCGACTGGCTTGAAAAACAGCTCAAAAATACTCCGGATAACAAGGAAATTTACTTCTTTATCCACCATCCTCTCGATGGAGATGTTGACAACTGGTATAAGGTGACAAATCTGCTTCGCAAAAAGAATCTTAAATCCATTTTCGTTGGTCACGGGCACGCAAACAAGAAGATGGAATTTGATATGCTTCCGGCTTTTATGGGAGTTGGCTCTACATCAAAAACAAAGCTTTACGGCTTCAACTTCGTAGATCTTACCAAAAAAGAGATGAAGATAACCTCGATTGCCTCCCTGAGAGGCGACTCATCTTTCGTTGATACCGTTTTTACATGGTATGACGAAGCTAAAGTGCCGGGAATCAATCCCGTGCCAACCGATTCACTCGGCTTCATCGACTACAAGGAAGTAAAAATAATTAAAAAAATGGACCTTGGCAAAACCATGGTTTCGGCTCCCGTTCCCCACAAAGACGGATTTTTGGTTCCGACGCTTGAAGGGGCACTTTTCAACTACGACAAAAATCTTACCCTCCTTTGGTGGGTCGATCTTCAGGCACATCTCGTTTCTACCCCCGTTGTCGCGGGAAAACAGGTTTTTGCAGGAAATGCAGGTGGCGACCTTTATCAGATAGACCTTGAATCGGGTGAGGTTCTTCAATCGTTGGGTCTGAATGAACCAATCACATCACGGATCGTTTCCTTTCCTGTGTATTTCAGAGACAGACAAACGACAGCACTTCTTTTTGGGACGGCAAACGGTACTATCTACGCCTATGAAGCGTCGACCCTTACACCGATGTGGAAAAACTCCGATGCCAAGGGAAGAATCGAATCGCTGCCCGTGGTGTTAAACGACCGGGTAATCTTCTCTGCATGGGACGGGATGGTTTATTGTGTCGACCTCAGAACAGGCAAACTTAACTGGAAATGGTCGGAAAATGTAAACTTTTACTATTCAACCGCGAGTTGCACCCCCGTTACAAACGGAGATTACATCTGGTTTGTTTCTCCCGATAAAAGTGTTTCATGTGTAGATGTGCTGCTTGGGAAAACCCAGTGGAGTACCAAGGAATTTAATGCATGGGAGTCTTTGGGACTCAGTGAAGATGGAAAAACACTTTTTATCAAGTCGATCGAGAACGAATTTCACACTGTAAATGCTCTTACCGGAAAGAAAATTAAGACCCACAAAGTGAAGTGGGGGCTCGACACAAATCCGGTTCAAATAAAGGAATTCGATAAAAATGCAATTTTCGGACTGAAAAATGGCAATTTTCTCCGTTTTCAAAAGGACAAATTCACCAACCTGTTCTATCTCGGTCAGGCAAGAGCTTTAACTGTCGAGAAACTGGATGACATTTTTATTGCTTCCAACATGGACGGTACAATCCTCCTCTTTAAGTTAAAGTAG
- a CDS encoding HAD family hydrolase, with product MMALKYKLFIFDIDCTLTSTNQLIFDSFNHINNKYFGKILSPEEVIALFGPTEEEIIVELFGDNAEKAIVDYFVYYKENHNIASLHDGIENLLDHIIENGGRIAAFTGKGRRSAEITLKELGVFEKVELLVSGDDVTQKKPSGEGILTILKKLGIKPEEAIMIGDSSADIKAAREAGVAVASVLWDCWTPELVMKMNNGMLFNTVEELHSHISG from the coding sequence ATGATGGCACTGAAATATAAACTCTTTATTTTCGATATCGATTGTACACTAACTTCGACCAATCAGTTGATATTTGACTCATTCAACCACATTAACAACAAATATTTTGGGAAAATTCTCTCCCCCGAAGAAGTAATTGCTCTTTTTGGTCCCACAGAAGAGGAAATAATCGTGGAATTGTTTGGTGACAACGCTGAAAAAGCAATTGTCGACTATTTTGTCTATTACAAGGAGAACCACAATATTGCATCACTCCATGACGGTATCGAAAATCTGCTCGATCATATTATCGAAAATGGAGGCAGAATTGCGGCTTTCACCGGAAAAGGGAGAAGATCGGCAGAGATTACCCTGAAAGAACTTGGAGTTTTCGAAAAGGTTGAATTACTGGTATCGGGCGATGATGTTACCCAAAAGAAACCGTCGGGTGAAGGCATTCTGACAATTCTTAAAAAACTGGGGATTAAACCGGAAGAAGCAATAATGATCGGCGATTCTTCGGCAGATATAAAGGCTGCAAGGGAAGCCGGTGTAGCTGTTGCCTCTGTGCTTTGGGACTGCTGGACACCGGAACTTGTGATGAAAATGAACAACGGCATGCTTTTTAATACTGTGGAAGAGCTTCACAGTCACATTTCCGGCTGA
- a CDS encoding DUF5706 domain-containing protein, which produces MSQHEIPEPRAQIDSLLAQTRQNLLRLTQAADTKAHILIVISAFTLNITLSHLDHPVLRYAALTMLVQAFVTVIFSSLSIMPKLIQGKSKKSDVTDETTLESIFAGYYINYDYKTFEKLMANTLSDPKKTYQVQFREIYDSGLILIQKKMRYLRYAFISLLIGTGFAICVTVFSLLLLKGSPF; this is translated from the coding sequence ATGTCACAACACGAGATACCCGAACCAAGAGCCCAAATAGATTCATTGCTCGCACAAACCAGGCAAAATCTCCTGAGATTAACCCAGGCAGCGGACACCAAGGCTCACATCCTCATAGTCATTTCAGCATTCACACTGAATATTACACTTTCGCACCTGGATCATCCGGTCCTTCGGTATGCAGCTCTCACAATGCTGGTTCAGGCATTCGTTACAGTAATTTTTTCATCGCTCAGTATAATGCCGAAACTGATTCAGGGTAAAAGTAAAAAATCGGATGTTACCGATGAGACCACACTTGAATCGATCTTCGCAGGATACTACATCAACTATGACTACAAAACATTTGAAAAACTGATGGCGAATACCTTAAGTGATCCGAAAAAGACATATCAGGTGCAGTTCAGGGAGATTTACGATTCCGGTCTTATTCTGATTCAAAAGAAGATGAGATATTTAAGGTATGCCTTCATTTCCCTTTTGATAGGTACGGGCTTCGCAATTTGTGTCACGGTATTTTCATTACTTCTGCTGAAGGGGAGTCCGTTTTAA
- the ppc gene encoding phosphoenolpyruvate carboxylase: MFKPTLSEIENYAKDSSLSSTIRDLGILLGEVIKEQEGEKVFESVEELRTLTKQLRNSYNGETVEKIKEIIAALSIDEAIRVVKAFSIYFILVNAADEIYTLRKNRERQGAHRAEEPGTFDHTLATLKNNGLDEKELSLLLRKIEITPVFTAHPTEASRQTVMRKILKICNLLILRDEKNYRHFGIIQKLKAEITLLWQTNDVRTHKVSVSDEVQRGLFFLKDVLYDRVEEFYHLFNYALHSSGFQLSAAGPVVRFGSWIGGDRDGHPFVTPALTRETLLQHKEEIIRLYRQDLDRLYTNLSNSVNHVPVSKALNSSINSDVKLLNSGDHPWYRDSSELYRKKLLLIYEKLGRTLSGSEGGYLDASDLVDDLSFMAESLRENKGELIADTILQPFIYKVKTFGFHFVKIDIRQNSALVREAVEEILFLTAASPNFRNLPEEQKIKVLRDEILSPRPLINSFSTLSERTAQVLEEISLIKWAMENISKNAGKDYIISNCSRVSDVLSVLLLARESGLVKVEEERIVASDIDILPLFETINDLQESTSILKELFDLRVYRRHLRLRGRVQKVMIGYSDSNKDGGIVTSNFELFKAQSGISQLCSEYKIEPVIFHGRGGSISRGGGPVYDSIMANPQGTLKGKIKITEQGEMISAKYLIPETALKSLEITTSAVILKTAEPAPDPQQELLRDQNITLFDKISASAYKKYRSLVEHPGFTEYFRSATPIDVIEQLEIGSRPGSRRVTGDLSALRAIPWVFAWTQNRNTISGWFGYGSAIEDAIINEDASEAELVKLYNNWDFFKVLTENVEMVLFKTDMMIGREYSLLAKSPAAPEIFRMIKDEYDRSVSAVLLLTGEKYLLGNNKNLQRRLQLRNPYIDPVSFIQLRFIREWRKGNDHAENDDLTTLLRSTVNGIAAGIKNTG; the protein is encoded by the coding sequence ATGTTCAAACCAACCCTTTCAGAAATTGAGAATTACGCAAAAGATTCCTCCCTGAGTTCGACAATCCGCGACCTTGGCATCCTTCTTGGAGAAGTGATCAAGGAACAGGAGGGGGAAAAGGTTTTTGAAAGTGTTGAGGAGCTCCGAACCCTCACGAAACAACTCAGAAACTCGTACAACGGGGAAACGGTCGAAAAAATAAAGGAAATCATCGCTGCCCTCTCCATCGATGAAGCCATAAGGGTGGTGAAAGCCTTCTCCATCTACTTTATTTTGGTGAATGCTGCGGATGAAATCTACACCCTGAGAAAAAACAGGGAGAGGCAGGGTGCCCACAGGGCAGAGGAACCGGGTACTTTCGACCACACGCTTGCAACCTTAAAAAATAACGGCTTGGATGAAAAAGAACTTTCCCTGCTTTTAAGGAAAATTGAAATTACTCCCGTATTTACAGCACACCCCACAGAGGCTTCCCGTCAGACTGTAATGCGTAAAATTCTAAAAATTTGCAATCTTCTCATTCTCAGAGATGAGAAAAACTACAGACACTTCGGAATTATTCAAAAACTGAAGGCGGAAATTACACTTCTCTGGCAGACCAATGATGTAAGAACCCACAAGGTTTCTGTGAGTGATGAGGTTCAGAGGGGTCTCTTTTTCCTTAAAGATGTGCTCTACGACCGGGTTGAAGAGTTTTACCACCTTTTCAATTATGCACTCCACTCCTCCGGTTTTCAGCTCTCTGCGGCTGGCCCTGTTGTAAGGTTTGGTTCCTGGATCGGCGGTGACCGCGACGGGCATCCTTTTGTTACCCCGGCACTTACCCGCGAAACCCTTCTTCAGCATAAGGAAGAGATTATCAGACTCTACCGGCAGGATCTCGACAGACTTTACACGAATCTCAGCAACTCAGTGAACCATGTTCCTGTCTCAAAAGCCCTCAATTCATCGATCAACAGTGATGTGAAATTGCTTAATTCGGGCGATCACCCCTGGTACAGAGACTCCTCGGAACTGTACCGTAAAAAACTTCTTCTCATTTATGAGAAACTCGGAAGAACACTCTCCGGAAGTGAAGGCGGTTACCTCGACGCCTCTGATTTAGTGGATGACCTTTCTTTTATGGCAGAGAGCCTTCGGGAAAACAAAGGTGAACTTATAGCGGATACAATCCTTCAGCCGTTCATTTATAAAGTGAAAACCTTTGGATTTCATTTTGTGAAGATCGATATCAGACAAAATTCAGCTCTTGTCAGGGAAGCAGTTGAAGAGATTTTGTTTCTTACCGCAGCATCACCAAATTTCAGAAATCTGCCTGAGGAGCAAAAAATAAAAGTTTTGAGGGATGAAATACTGTCTCCAAGGCCATTGATCAACTCTTTTTCCACTCTTTCAGAGAGGACAGCTCAGGTGCTCGAGGAGATATCCCTGATCAAATGGGCAATGGAAAATATTTCGAAGAATGCAGGAAAAGACTATATTATCAGCAACTGTTCCAGGGTCAGTGATGTTCTCTCCGTTCTTCTCCTTGCCAGAGAGTCAGGACTGGTAAAAGTCGAAGAGGAAAGAATAGTTGCATCGGATATCGATATACTTCCGCTTTTTGAGACAATAAACGATTTACAGGAATCAACCTCAATTCTAAAAGAACTCTTTGATCTGAGAGTTTATCGCCGGCATCTAAGGTTAAGGGGCAGGGTACAAAAAGTAATGATTGGTTACTCCGACAGCAACAAGGATGGCGGAATTGTTACTTCAAATTTCGAACTTTTCAAAGCTCAGAGCGGTATTTCACAACTTTGCAGCGAATATAAGATAGAACCTGTAATTTTTCACGGCAGGGGAGGAAGCATCTCCCGTGGTGGCGGTCCCGTTTATGATTCCATCATGGCAAATCCACAGGGAACTCTTAAGGGGAAGATTAAAATCACCGAACAGGGTGAAATGATCTCCGCAAAATATCTTATTCCCGAAACCGCCCTTAAATCACTCGAAATTACAACTTCAGCGGTCATTCTAAAAACCGCGGAGCCCGCTCCCGACCCGCAGCAAGAGCTTCTGAGGGATCAGAATATCACCCTTTTTGATAAAATATCAGCCTCGGCTTATAAAAAATATCGCTCCCTGGTCGAGCATCCCGGTTTTACGGAATATTTTCGCTCTGCAACCCCTATTGATGTTATTGAACAGCTTGAGATCGGTTCCCGCCCGGGGTCCAGAAGGGTTACCGGCGATCTTTCGGCTCTAAGGGCAATTCCATGGGTTTTTGCATGGACACAAAACAGGAACACAATATCAGGCTGGTTTGGATATGGTTCGGCGATTGAAGATGCCATTATAAACGAGGACGCCTCCGAAGCAGAACTGGTGAAGCTCTACAACAACTGGGACTTTTTCAAGGTACTAACCGAAAATGTGGAAATGGTGCTCTTTAAGACTGACATGATGATCGGGAGGGAATATTCCCTGCTTGCTAAAAGCCCCGCAGCACCGGAAATATTCAGGATGATTAAGGATGAATACGACAGGTCGGTCAGTGCGGTTCTTCTTCTCACAGGTGAGAAATACCTTCTCGGCAACAATAAAAACCTTCAAAGAAGGCTTCAACTTCGGAATCCTTACATTGATCCCGTAAGTTTTATTCAGTTAAGGTTTATCCGTGAATGGCGAAAAGGGAACGATCACGCTGAAAATGACGACCTGACGACACTTCTTCGTTCGACTGTGAACGGCATTGCAGCAGGAATCAAAAATACCGGCTGA
- a CDS encoding dCMP deaminase family protein has protein sequence MTKPRDPISWNECFMQMAYLMAMRSKDPNTQAGAVIVDQNKVIVGLGYNGFPRGIDEGKLPWSRSGGFTESKYAFVVHAEENAIYNANKSVHDCVLYCTLFPCNECTKTIIQNGIKKVIYASDKYHDEPIWVASRKLLGLAGVEYEQYIPEFELNLSEKGDR, from the coding sequence ATGACAAAACCCCGTGACCCTATATCGTGGAATGAATGTTTTATGCAGATGGCATACCTGATGGCGATGAGATCGAAAGACCCGAACACGCAGGCAGGCGCCGTGATTGTTGATCAGAACAAGGTAATTGTGGGTTTGGGATACAACGGTTTCCCGAGAGGGATCGACGAGGGGAAACTTCCATGGTCAAGAAGTGGTGGCTTTACGGAATCGAAGTATGCGTTTGTGGTACATGCCGAAGAAAATGCGATATACAACGCCAATAAATCCGTTCATGATTGTGTTTTATATTGCACACTTTTTCCCTGTAATGAATGTACAAAGACAATTATTCAGAACGGGATAAAGAAAGTAATCTACGCTTCGGATAAATATCACGATGAGCCGATATGGGTGGCATCAAGAAAACTGCTTGGTCTGGCAGGGGTGGAGTATGAGCAGTATATTCCCGAATTCGAACTGAATCTCTCCGAAAAAGGTGACCGGTAA
- a CDS encoding ammonia-forming cytochrome c nitrite reductase subunit c552: MLKKLLFILVAVSFTAAVYAQVPRAKIFSEPMSEARLTTLGLSTNSVSSGAKVTANGTYFYFSPRNIANTLPITAFTFTLTTKPAGSTATIENLLPTMVGLKPDVVGNYVVNLSVTTTGGTHDTTMTFVAGNYVGVGGFDGIAGTFPKCMTCHTSNPTFSGIFNRWKDSKHGLALKREMTGTNSHFGPTCLKCHTTGTDHNLASVNGGFDDLAAANGYVYSGPPNPLKWDTLRAVNGGVLVNTANVGCEMCHGAGSQHAAAPSTANIAINYEAGACMRCHDSPPYYRTYNQFAVTRHSVAVWSNSFAQAAASQNNSLGNCIRCHDAKGYINYSYGRTTNTTGWTEANQTDLGCSMCHDPHGTTNPASLRYTPAVGDTLGNGFNYSAVVTGEGKLCMNCHKARRNNETYVPAGTVNSTWGPHHSTQTDNLLGQNASVYTSAYPTSIAHKSIAGACVTCHMAADTTAANKDKVGSHTWRMHNPDNGYDNTTACKSCHGNINSFEEIIASVDYDMDGQVEPFQVEFDGLVRTLRIWLPPVGLDSISYTMINANNNLAERKAYWNYQLIAYDGSRGVHNPKYAISVLQRSIAALGGPVPVELTDFSAAVVNNNVTVNWATATETNNKGFSVERKAKNGEWATIGFVNGKGNSTEITNYSYTDKEAVKLNSSKVSYRLKQVDLDGTTTYTKEIEVEITLPNTLSLGQNYPNPFNPSTKITFEIPENGMVTLKVYNVSGVEVATLVNRQMNLGRYDIAFDATSLSSGVYFYRLQFGNQVITRKMVVMK; this comes from the coding sequence ATGCTAAAAAAACTACTTTTCATTCTGGTAGCTGTATCATTTACCGCAGCAGTGTACGCGCAAGTACCCAGAGCAAAAATCTTTTCCGAGCCAATGTCAGAAGCCAGGTTGACGACATTAGGTTTGAGCACCAACTCCGTTTCTTCCGGAGCCAAAGTTACCGCTAATGGTACTTATTTCTATTTCTCACCAAGAAATATCGCAAATACATTACCGATCACGGCGTTCACTTTTACATTGACAACTAAACCCGCTGGTTCCACAGCTACAATCGAAAATCTTCTGCCGACAATGGTTGGTTTGAAGCCCGATGTAGTTGGTAACTATGTAGTTAATCTTTCAGTCACCACCACAGGCGGCACACATGACACCACAATGACATTTGTAGCCGGTAATTATGTTGGTGTTGGTGGATTTGACGGTATTGCCGGTACATTCCCAAAATGTATGACCTGCCACACTTCAAACCCGACCTTCAGCGGCATTTTCAACAGATGGAAAGACTCGAAACACGGTCTTGCTTTAAAGAGAGAAATGACCGGTACAAACTCACATTTTGGACCAACATGTTTGAAATGCCATACAACCGGAACAGATCATAATCTCGCATCAGTAAATGGTGGATTTGATGATTTGGCTGCTGCAAACGGATATGTCTATTCAGGACCTCCAAATCCATTGAAATGGGATACCCTTAGAGCAGTTAATGGTGGTGTACTTGTTAATACAGCCAATGTTGGTTGCGAAATGTGCCACGGTGCAGGCAGCCAGCACGCTGCAGCTCCAAGCACAGCAAACATTGCCATCAACTATGAAGCAGGCGCTTGCATGAGATGCCATGATTCACCGCCTTATTACAGAACCTACAACCAGTTTGCTGTAACAAGACACTCTGTAGCAGTTTGGTCAAACTCATTTGCTCAGGCAGCAGCTTCACAGAACAACTCATTGGGTAACTGTATCCGTTGCCACGATGCAAAAGGTTACATCAACTACTCATATGGCAGAACAACCAACACAACCGGTTGGACTGAAGCAAACCAGACAGATCTTGGCTGCTCAATGTGCCACGATCCTCACGGAACAACAAACCCTGCCAGCTTAAGATATACACCTGCTGTTGGTGATACTCTTGGTAACGGTTTCAACTACTCCGCTGTTGTTACAGGCGAAGGCAAACTTTGTATGAACTGCCACAAAGCACGCAGAAACAATGAAACCTATGTTCCTGCAGGTACAGTTAACTCTACCTGGGGTCCTCACCACTCAACACAGACAGACAACCTCCTTGGTCAGAATGCTTCTGTTTATACATCAGCATACCCAACCAGTATTGCTCACAAATCCATTGCCGGTGCTTGCGTTACCTGCCACATGGCAGCCGACACAACCGCAGCCAACAAAGACAAAGTTGGAAGCCACACATGGAGAATGCACAATCCTGATAACGGATATGACAACACCACAGCATGTAAATCATGCCATGGCAACATAAACTCATTTGAAGAAATTATTGCTTCAGTTGATTATGACATGGACGGACAGGTTGAACCATTCCAGGTTGAATTTGACGGTCTCGTAAGAACCCTCAGAATCTGGTTACCACCTGTAGGTCTCGATTCAATTTCCTACACAATGATCAACGCCAACAACAATCTTGCTGAAAGAAAAGCATACTGGAACTACCAGCTTATCGCTTATGATGGCTCAAGAGGCGTTCACAATCCTAAATATGCAATCAGTGTACTTCAGAGATCAATCGCTGCTCTCGGCGGACCTGTTCCTGTAGAACTTACAGACTTCAGTGCTGCTGTTGTTAATAACAATGTAACAGTAAACTGGGCTACCGCAACCGAAACCAACAACAAGGGATTCTCGGTTGAGAGAAAAGCCAAAAACGGCGAATGGGCAACCATCGGATTTGTTAACGGTAAAGGAAACTCGACCGAAATAACAAACTACTCATATACCGATAAAGAAGCTGTAAAACTGAACTCATCAAAAGTCAGCTACAGACTGAAACAGGTTGACCTCGACGGAACAACCACCTATACCAAAGAGATCGAAGTTGAGATTACTCTGCCTAATACTTTAAGTCTTGGTCAGAACTATCCTAACCCGTTCAACCCTTCAACAAAGATAACTTTCGAAATTCCTGAAAACGGAATGGTCACCCTGAAAGTTTACAATGTTTCCGGTGTTGAAGTTGCTACTCTTGTAAACAGACAAATGAACCTCGGAAGATATGACATCGCTTTTGATGCAACAAGTCTTTCATCAGGCGTTTATTTCTATCGCTTACAGTTCGGCAACCAGGTTATCACCCGCAAAATGGTGGTAATGAAATAA
- the mgtE gene encoding magnesium transporter, translating to MIGKILQPEISELIRKRNLSPIKELIDEWTPADLADLISCLPDTDCAVFFRVLPKDVEIETFEYLEIEDQMNLLKAMGNEEVSNILNEMSPDDRTALFEELPASITKQLMSLLSTEERAVAKQLLGYPENSIGRLMTPDYIAVEEDWSIKEVLDYIRENGEDSETLNTIYVVNERGQLVDDIRIREFLLNPLHKKVYDLMDNNFVCLSASEDQEQAVEVFKKYDKLSIPVVDSQGVLIGIITVDDVLDVAEEEATEDIQKLGAVSALEDSYVDTTIPQMIKKRVGWLAVLFVSGSLTASAIGIFEEELAKALVLSLFIPLVIASGGNSGSQAATLVTRALSLGEISIGDWWGVMKKEFITGLFLGLILAGIGFFRIAILEVLNLSHLDYWFLISLSVSSALIGVVLWGTFVGAMLPLLLKRLGFDPATSSAPFVSTLVDVTGIIIYFTCAALFLRGTLL from the coding sequence ATGATTGGAAAAATACTCCAGCCCGAGATCAGCGAGTTAATCCGTAAAAGGAATCTCTCGCCGATTAAAGAACTTATAGATGAATGGACTCCTGCAGACCTGGCTGACCTCATTTCCTGCCTTCCCGATACCGATTGTGCCGTTTTTTTCAGAGTACTCCCCAAAGATGTGGAGATAGAAACTTTCGAATACCTCGAGATTGAAGATCAGATGAATCTTCTGAAAGCGATGGGGAATGAAGAGGTTTCGAACATCCTGAATGAAATGTCGCCTGATGATCGTACCGCACTTTTCGAAGAACTTCCGGCAAGCATAACAAAACAGCTGATGTCCCTCCTCTCAACGGAGGAAAGGGCTGTCGCAAAGCAGTTGCTTGGTTACCCCGAGAACTCAATTGGCCGTCTGATGACCCCCGATTACATCGCAGTTGAGGAAGACTGGTCGATAAAGGAAGTGCTGGACTACATCCGCGAAAACGGTGAGGATTCTGAAACTCTGAACACGATATATGTCGTGAACGAAAGAGGGCAGCTTGTGGATGACATCAGAATCAGGGAATTTCTGTTGAATCCACTTCATAAAAAAGTGTATGATCTGATGGATAACAACTTTGTCTGCCTCAGCGCATCGGAAGATCAGGAGCAGGCGGTTGAGGTTTTCAAGAAATATGACAAACTCTCAATTCCCGTCGTTGATTCACAAGGTGTGCTGATTGGTATCATTACTGTGGATGATGTGTTGGATGTTGCGGAAGAGGAGGCAACCGAGGATATCCAGAAACTGGGTGCCGTCTCTGCTTTGGAGGATTCTTATGTGGATACTACAATTCCGCAAATGATAAAAAAACGGGTCGGCTGGCTTGCAGTACTTTTTGTCAGCGGAAGTCTTACCGCGTCCGCGATAGGAATTTTTGAAGAGGAGCTCGCGAAGGCACTGGTACTTTCCCTCTTTATTCCGCTGGTGATTGCCTCGGGGGGTAATTCCGGTTCGCAGGCGGCAACCCTCGTCACCCGTGCCCTCTCACTTGGTGAAATATCGATAGGCGACTGGTGGGGAGTGATGAAAAAAGAGTTTATCACCGGACTGTTTCTGGGACTGATACTGGCAGGCATCGGATTTTTCAGAATCGCAATACTCGAAGTTCTTAACCTGAGCCATCTCGATTACTGGTTTTTAATCTCATTGAGTGTATCCAGTGCCCTGATCGGGGTTGTTCTTTGGGGTACATTCGTGGGTGCAATGTTGCCGCTGTTGCTTAAAAGGCTGGGGTTTGATCCGGCGACTTCGTCAGCTCCCTTCGTTTCCACACTCGTGGATGTGACCGGAATAATCATCTACTTCACCTGTGCCGCCCTTTTCCTCAGGGGTACACTTCTTTAA